One Acanthochromis polyacanthus isolate Apoly-LR-REF ecotype Palm Island chromosome 6, KAUST_Apoly_ChrSc, whole genome shotgun sequence DNA segment encodes these proteins:
- the wasb gene encoding WASP actin nucleation promoting factor b isoform X1: MSRGSKSKTDSVPSSLLSLQENEKVEELLGRRCASMATAVAQLFMALPHSPSVWSLQHTGVVCFVKDNPQRSYFIRMFDLKAGRLVWEQELYNQIVYSSPQPFFHTFPADDCQVGLNFCERQEAEAFQNAVEEKINQRNNRQEKKQRPLPTNDRGSLPRLPPEKGSGGPGSFHMATVDIQNPDIQSSRYRSMPSPAATSILSGKGKKDKKNKKKGPKLSKADIGAPSGFKHVSHVGFDPNNLDPDLLKLLSQAGIEEADMKDEHTSQLIYNVIEQSGGMEAVKREVNRGAAGPPPPPPGRQGPLPPLPGSGPSAPTPPPPRGRSGPLPPIPGQSQRGPPSHQPPPPRGGVPPPPPTSRGGPPPPPPPAHSSPSHFSSPPSSRPHGSSSMSSHNLPPPPPPSQQRSTSFPPPPVPSTPSRGGGGGGGGPPPPPPPPPPPPAQTAFPPPPPPVSGGLPPPPPSSVGGGDSRGALLDQIRLGKKLRNVTDTPDSAPPTPSDSGEGIVGALMMVMQKRSKVIHSSGESEDEGGDDDDDDDEWDD; this comes from the exons ATGAGCCGAGGATCTAAAAGTAAAACGGACAGCGTACCGAGCTCTCTGCTGAGCCTTCAGGAGAATGAGAaggtggaggagctgctgggcAGAAGGTGTGCT tcCATGGCCACCGCAGTCGCACAGTTGTTCATGGCTCTGCCTCACAGTCCATCCGTGTGGAGCCTGCAGCACACTGGAGTGGTTTGCTTCGTCAAAGACAACCCTCAGCGCTCGTACTTCATCCGGATGTTTGATTTGAAG GCAGGGAGACTGGTTTGGGAGCAGGAGCTTTACAACCAGATTGTTTACTCCTCACCACAGCCGTTCTTTCATACCTTCCCTGCAGAT GACTGTCAAGTGGGGCTGAACTTCTGTGAGCGACAGGAAGCAGAGGCCTTCCAAAACGCTGTCGAGGAGAAAATCAACCAGAGAAACAACCGTCAAG AAAAGAAACAGCGCCCTCTGCCGACCAATG ACAGAGGTTCTCTGCCTCGGCTCCCACCAGAAAAAG GATCTGGAGGGCCTGGTTCCTTCCACATGGCCACAGTGGATATCCAGAACCCAGATATCCAGTCTTCACGCTATCGCTCGATGCCTTCACCTGCTGCTACCTCAATTCTGTCTggcaaaggaaaaaaagacaaaaagaataagaaaaagggCCCCAAACTCTCTAAAGCAGATATAGGAGCACCCAGTGGGTTTAA ACATGTCTCTCATGTCGGCTTCGACCCCAACAACCTCGACCCTGACCTGTTGAAGCTTCTCTCTCAAGCTGGCATCGAGGAGGCTGACATGAAGGATGAACACACCTCCCAGCTTATCTATAATGTCATCGAGCAGTCAGGAGGCATGGAGGCGGTCAAAAGGGAGGTAAACAGAGGAG CTGCTGGACCTCCGCCACCTCCACCTGGCAGACAGGGACCCCTGCCTCCTCTGCCGGGCTCCGGTCCCTCTGCTCCGACCCCTCCACCCCCACGAGGCCGCTCTGGCCCCCTGCCTCCCATCCCTGGCCAGTCACAGCGAGGACCCCCGTCCCACCAGCCTCCTCCACCACGTGGAGGCGTACCACCCCCACCTCCAACAAGCCGAGGCGGCCCTCCACCACCGCCGCCACCGGCACACTCATCACCTTCTCATTTCTCTTCACCACCATCCTCCAGACCTCATGGCTCGTCCTCCATGTCCTCCCACaacctgcctcctcctcctccgccgaGCCAACAGCGCTCTACAAGTTTCCCACCTCCTCCTGTCCCATCTACAcccagcagaggaggaggaggaggaggaggaggcccgccacctccacctcctcctcctccacctccccctGCTCAAACAGCcttcccacctcctcctcctcctgtctctggaGGActtccaccacctcctccatcaTCCGTTGgaggaggagacagcagaggagCTTTGCTCGATCAGATCCGACTGGGAAAGAAGCTCAGAAAT GTGACAGACACTCCTGATTCAGCTCCACCTACACCATCAGACTCAGGCGAGGGCATCGTTGGCGCTCTCATGATGGTCATGCAGAAGAGGAGCAAAGTCATCCATTCATCTG GTGAAAGCGAAGATGAAGGCGGAGATGACGACGATGACGACGACGAGTGGGATGACTGA
- the wasb gene encoding WASP actin nucleation promoting factor b isoform X2, with translation MATAVAQLFMALPHSPSVWSLQHTGVVCFVKDNPQRSYFIRMFDLKAGRLVWEQELYNQIVYSSPQPFFHTFPADDCQVGLNFCERQEAEAFQNAVEEKINQRNNRQEKKQRPLPTNDRGSLPRLPPEKGSGGPGSFHMATVDIQNPDIQSSRYRSMPSPAATSILSGKGKKDKKNKKKGPKLSKADIGAPSGFKHVSHVGFDPNNLDPDLLKLLSQAGIEEADMKDEHTSQLIYNVIEQSGGMEAVKREVNRGAAGPPPPPPGRQGPLPPLPGSGPSAPTPPPPRGRSGPLPPIPGQSQRGPPSHQPPPPRGGVPPPPPTSRGGPPPPPPPAHSSPSHFSSPPSSRPHGSSSMSSHNLPPPPPPSQQRSTSFPPPPVPSTPSRGGGGGGGGPPPPPPPPPPPPAQTAFPPPPPPVSGGLPPPPPSSVGGGDSRGALLDQIRLGKKLRNVTDTPDSAPPTPSDSGEGIVGALMMVMQKRSKVIHSSGESEDEGGDDDDDDDEWDD, from the exons ATGGCCACCGCAGTCGCACAGTTGTTCATGGCTCTGCCTCACAGTCCATCCGTGTGGAGCCTGCAGCACACTGGAGTGGTTTGCTTCGTCAAAGACAACCCTCAGCGCTCGTACTTCATCCGGATGTTTGATTTGAAG GCAGGGAGACTGGTTTGGGAGCAGGAGCTTTACAACCAGATTGTTTACTCCTCACCACAGCCGTTCTTTCATACCTTCCCTGCAGAT GACTGTCAAGTGGGGCTGAACTTCTGTGAGCGACAGGAAGCAGAGGCCTTCCAAAACGCTGTCGAGGAGAAAATCAACCAGAGAAACAACCGTCAAG AAAAGAAACAGCGCCCTCTGCCGACCAATG ACAGAGGTTCTCTGCCTCGGCTCCCACCAGAAAAAG GATCTGGAGGGCCTGGTTCCTTCCACATGGCCACAGTGGATATCCAGAACCCAGATATCCAGTCTTCACGCTATCGCTCGATGCCTTCACCTGCTGCTACCTCAATTCTGTCTggcaaaggaaaaaaagacaaaaagaataagaaaaagggCCCCAAACTCTCTAAAGCAGATATAGGAGCACCCAGTGGGTTTAA ACATGTCTCTCATGTCGGCTTCGACCCCAACAACCTCGACCCTGACCTGTTGAAGCTTCTCTCTCAAGCTGGCATCGAGGAGGCTGACATGAAGGATGAACACACCTCCCAGCTTATCTATAATGTCATCGAGCAGTCAGGAGGCATGGAGGCGGTCAAAAGGGAGGTAAACAGAGGAG CTGCTGGACCTCCGCCACCTCCACCTGGCAGACAGGGACCCCTGCCTCCTCTGCCGGGCTCCGGTCCCTCTGCTCCGACCCCTCCACCCCCACGAGGCCGCTCTGGCCCCCTGCCTCCCATCCCTGGCCAGTCACAGCGAGGACCCCCGTCCCACCAGCCTCCTCCACCACGTGGAGGCGTACCACCCCCACCTCCAACAAGCCGAGGCGGCCCTCCACCACCGCCGCCACCGGCACACTCATCACCTTCTCATTTCTCTTCACCACCATCCTCCAGACCTCATGGCTCGTCCTCCATGTCCTCCCACaacctgcctcctcctcctccgccgaGCCAACAGCGCTCTACAAGTTTCCCACCTCCTCCTGTCCCATCTACAcccagcagaggaggaggaggaggaggaggaggcccgccacctccacctcctcctcctccacctccccctGCTCAAACAGCcttcccacctcctcctcctcctgtctctggaGGActtccaccacctcctccatcaTCCGTTGgaggaggagacagcagaggagCTTTGCTCGATCAGATCCGACTGGGAAAGAAGCTCAGAAAT GTGACAGACACTCCTGATTCAGCTCCACCTACACCATCAGACTCAGGCGAGGGCATCGTTGGCGCTCTCATGATGGTCATGCAGAAGAGGAGCAAAGTCATCCATTCATCTG GTGAAAGCGAAGATGAAGGCGGAGATGACGACGATGACGACGACGAGTGGGATGACTGA